The following are encoded in a window of Dysidea avara chromosome 4, odDysAvar1.4, whole genome shotgun sequence genomic DNA:
- the LOC136252106 gene encoding uncharacterized protein isoform X1, whose amino-acid sequence MNFSACWIVSSDIETDVFGVATDVPGLGIECHEFQVSLLRCIRHSVDGFEQVSSVDCSGIKGVNFQCLLDCVIRYRNKCFWCCDRCSRSQYRHADIQEIITIVGTIFSQVLM is encoded by the exons atgaatttcag tgcctgctggattgtttcgtcagatatcgaaacagatgtctttggtgttgcgaccgatgttccag gtctcggtattgagtgtcatgaatttcag gtcagtctactcagatgtatcaggcatagtgttgatgggttcgaacaagtatccagtgtagactgtagcggcatcaagggtgttaatttccag tgcctgctggattgtgtcatcagatatcgaaacaagtgtttttggtgttgcgaccgatgttccag gtctcagtatcgtcatgctgacatacaagaaatcatcactattgttggaactatttttagtcaagtcttgatgtga
- the LOC136252106 gene encoding uncharacterized protein isoform X2, whose protein sequence is MSLVLRPMFQVSVLSVMNFSYQLSLYTSDVNLQVSLLRCIRHSVDGFEQVSSVDCSGIKGVNFQCLLDCVIRYRNKCFWCCDRCSRSQYRHADIQEIITIVGTIFSQVLM, encoded by the exons atgtctttggtgttgcgaccgatgttccag gtctcggtattgagtgtcatgaatttcag ttatcaattatcactgtatactagtgatgtgaatttgcaggtcagtctactcagatgtatcaggcatagtgttgatgggttcgaacaagtatccagtgtagactgtagcggcatcaagggtgttaatttccag tgcctgctggattgtgtcatcagatatcgaaacaagtgtttttggtgttgcgaccgatgttccag gtctcagtatcgtcatgctgacatacaagaaatcatcactattgttggaactatttttagtcaagtcttgatgtga